Within Actinoplanes sp. L3-i22, the genomic segment GCAGGACCTGGAGACCGACGTCCGCAAGTTCGGGCGGGACCGGTCCCTGGACCCGCAGCGCTGGACCGCGGAGGAGGTCGTCCGGCACCGGGAGCAGTTCCCCGAGCCCCGCTTCGGCGGCTGGCGGCCGGCGCTCGAGGAGGCGATCCTCGACCTGCACCGGAGGGACCCGGCCGACCTGGTGGTCACCACCTGCGCGCCGTACGTGAACCTCGCGCCCACCTGGCGGCTCTGGGAGGAGCACCGGGTGCCGTACGTCGTGGACTTCCGCGACGGCTGGTCGGTCGACGTGATCGGCGGCGGCGAGGCGTTCCCCAAGTCGTCGATCTCCGGTCAGTGGGAGGCCAAGCTGCTCGGCTCGGCCGCCGCGATCTGGTGCGTCAACGACCCGATCGCCGGGCACTACCGCGCCCGGTACCCGGAGCTGGCCGACCGGATCACCGTCGTCCGCAACGGGTACGACGAGGGCAGCGTCCCGGCCACCACCCGGACCCCGGACCCGGACGCCGGGCTGCGCTTCGGTTACCTGGGCACGCTCACCTTCCAGCCGACCCTGTTCGCGGCCGTGCTGGAGGCCTGGCACCAGGCCCGGCTCGACGAGCCGGCCCTGAAGAACGCGACGTTCGAGATCCGCGGGCACATCGGCGCGGGCTCGGCGCGCGAGGACAACGCGTACATGGAGATGCTCCGCAAGGCCGAGGGCGACGGGGTCCGGTTCGCCGGGCCGGTCGCCAAGGCCGAGGTGGCCGGGGTCTACGCGGGCTGGGACGTGATCGTCTTCATGGTGATCGGCGGCCGGTTCATGACCTCCGGCAAGGTGTACGAGATCCTCGCCTCCGGCCTGCCGGTGGTCTCCGCGCACGAGGTCGAGCACGACGCGTCGACCGTGCTGAGCGACAGCCCGCTCTGGACCGGCGCCGTCGGCTTCGACGCCGGCCTGCTCGCCGGCTCCTTCGCCAAGGCCGCGCGGATGGCGCTGGACACCACGCCGGAGGTGCGGGCCGAGGTCCGGGCGATGGCCGGCAAGTACGCGCGGGCCGCTCAGATCGAGCCCGCCGTGCGGGCCGTCACCGCCACCGTCCTGCAGGGCGCGCACGCCGGGGAGCAGCCGTCATGACCCACGTCCTGATCGTTTCCAACTGGATACCGGGCCGCCCCTCGGTCCTCGCCGACACCGTCCGGCAGCTGCACGCCGACGGAGTGCGGGTGAGCGTCGTCTGCGGCTGCGACCCGGAGAAGATCACCCTGCCCGAGGGCACCGGCCGGGTGTTCGGCCTGGTCGCGACGAAGCAGCTGTCGCACGGCGACCGGATGGACTACCGCGACGCGCTGAAGAGCCGCAAGCTGTGGCTGCGCGCCCGGGCCGACAAGCGGCTGCGCAAGCTCGCCTCGACCGCGGACGTGATCGTGGCGCTGGACGTGACCGCGGTGCACACCGTGTGGCAGCTGGCTCGCCGGTTCCGGACCGCGGACGCGGTGATCGGGCTGGTCCCGGCGGTGCAGGCGGTCAAGAACCGGGCGACCAGCCCCAGCCGGAGCGCGCTGCGCCGGGTGCTGCGGCCGGTGCCGTCCCCCGCGCTCGCCGTCGAGCAGGTCGGCGAGCGGACCGGGCGCCTGGTGGAGAAGGTGGCCCGCCGGGGCGCCGGCCGCCGGGTGCTGCGCGACCCGCGGGGCCGGGCGGCCTGGCGGTTCCTGCTGGACGCGCCGCTGCTCGGCGACGCCCGCCGGGCCCGCTGGGGCGAGCGGGTGGCGGACAAACTGCTCGAGATGAAGATGCCGGACGAGGCCGGGCGGACCCGGGCGGCCACCGCCCGCCGGATCCACCACACCAACGAGACCGCCGACAAGCTGGACGAGGCGGCCAAGGCCGAGTTCGAGGCCGGCCGGATCCCGGTCTTCATCCGCGAGGCGGCCGCCGCCCACCTGGAGCTCGCCGACAAGGCGCTGGCCCGCGACGACCTGACCGAGGCCACCAAGCGGTTCGCCAAGGTCATTCCGCTGCTGTTCAACCGCGCGGTGCACTTCGACTCGCTGGAGTCGCCGAGCGCCAAGGACCCGCGGGGCTTCCTGGCGCCGCTGCACGAGAGCGCGGTCGGGCAGGCCCTGGCCGCCCCGCGCGGGCGTCGCACGCCGGCCGCGCCGGCCCCGGCCGACCGGCCGCAGCGGCTGCTCTTCGTGACCCACACCAACGTCTACTTCCTGAACGACATCATGGCCCGCTACCAGGAGGACCCGCGGTTCGAGGTCCGGCACCTGGAGCTGACCAGCAACGACGACTGGGCGCTGCTGAGCCGGCAGACCGGCCGGCTGATCAACCACCAGCTGGCCCGCGCCTCGGAGTACGGCGACGCGCTGCGCGAGATCTTCGCCGACGGCGTCGACTGGGCGGACACCATCTTCGTGGACTGGTCGCTGGGCCACGCCGCGATGCTGTCCACCCTGGACCCGGGCACCACCCGGGTGGTCGTCCGGCTGCACAGCTACGAGGCGTTCACCGTCTTCCCGCACCTGATCGACTGGTCCCGGGTGGACGACCTGGTCTTCGTCTCCGAGCCGCTGCGCGAGTTCACCATGGCCGCGGCGCCGCGGCTGGCCGGGCCGGGCGCGCCCCGGACCCCGGTGATCACGAACGCTGTCCGGCTGGCCCGCTACCGCCGGCCGAAGGCCGCCGAGGCCCGCTTCACGCTCGGCCTGGTCGGGCTGAGCGCGATCGCCAAGGACCCGCGCTGGGCCTTCCAGGTGCTGCGTGAGCTGCGCCGGCAGGACGAGCGCTACAACCTGGTGCTGGTCGGCAAGGAGATGGACGGCGGGCCGAACGCGGTCGCCGCCGCCTACCACCGTAAGTACGCCGCCGACGTGGCCGACCTGGAGGGCCACGGCGCGCTGCGCCGGGTCGGGCAGACCGACGACGTCGCCGGCGCGCTCACCGACGTCGGGGTCATCCTCAGCACCTCGGTCCGGGAGAGCTTCCACCTCGGCCTGATCGAGGGGGCCGCCAGCGGCGCGCTGCCGGTGGTCCGGGACTGGCCGTTCTTCGCCCACCAGCAGCACGGGGCGAGCAGCATCTTCCCGGCCGACTGGGTGGTCGCGTCGCCGGCCGCCGCGGCCGAGCGGATCCTGGAGCACACCGCGACCGAGGAGGCCTGGCGCAAGGCCGGCGAGGCCGCCGCCGAGCACGCGCTGATCACCTGGGACTGGTCGGTCACCCAGCAGCAGTACGACCGGCTGCTGCTGCCCGAGGGCTGACCGGGCCGGAACTGACGACGGGGCTGCCGGTTCACCGGCGGCCCCGTTTCCCGTCCTAGCGGCCGAGCTTGCGGCGCAGGCCGCGGGCCAGCTGGCCGACCGCGAGCGGGAGCACCACCAGGCGCAGCGCGCCGTCCTTGTCCGGCGCGACGCCGATCAGGAACATCCGCGCGCCGACCCGGTGCAACCGGCCGCGCACGGCC encodes:
- a CDS encoding glycosyltransferase, whose protein sequence is MTREHRSIGRRWARVTGPRRRPDTGRPHAYYLAIGFPPAAKSSAYRMRETANQLYAAGWDVTVITICQEAWEREFGLDHSLSAEVHPAIRIVELPLMRQDLETDVRKFGRDRSLDPQRWTAEEVVRHREQFPEPRFGGWRPALEEAILDLHRRDPADLVVTTCAPYVNLAPTWRLWEEHRVPYVVDFRDGWSVDVIGGGEAFPKSSISGQWEAKLLGSAAAIWCVNDPIAGHYRARYPELADRITVVRNGYDEGSVPATTRTPDPDAGLRFGYLGTLTFQPTLFAAVLEAWHQARLDEPALKNATFEIRGHIGAGSAREDNAYMEMLRKAEGDGVRFAGPVAKAEVAGVYAGWDVIVFMVIGGRFMTSGKVYEILASGLPVVSAHEVEHDASTVLSDSPLWTGAVGFDAGLLAGSFAKAARMALDTTPEVRAEVRAMAGKYARAAQIEPAVRAVTATVLQGAHAGEQPS
- a CDS encoding glycosyltransferase family 1 protein, yielding MTHVLIVSNWIPGRPSVLADTVRQLHADGVRVSVVCGCDPEKITLPEGTGRVFGLVATKQLSHGDRMDYRDALKSRKLWLRARADKRLRKLASTADVIVALDVTAVHTVWQLARRFRTADAVIGLVPAVQAVKNRATSPSRSALRRVLRPVPSPALAVEQVGERTGRLVEKVARRGAGRRVLRDPRGRAAWRFLLDAPLLGDARRARWGERVADKLLEMKMPDEAGRTRAATARRIHHTNETADKLDEAAKAEFEAGRIPVFIREAAAAHLELADKALARDDLTEATKRFAKVIPLLFNRAVHFDSLESPSAKDPRGFLAPLHESAVGQALAAPRGRRTPAAPAPADRPQRLLFVTHTNVYFLNDIMARYQEDPRFEVRHLELTSNDDWALLSRQTGRLINHQLARASEYGDALREIFADGVDWADTIFVDWSLGHAAMLSTLDPGTTRVVVRLHSYEAFTVFPHLIDWSRVDDLVFVSEPLREFTMAAAPRLAGPGAPRTPVITNAVRLARYRRPKAAEARFTLGLVGLSAIAKDPRWAFQVLRELRRQDERYNLVLVGKEMDGGPNAVAAAYHRKYAADVADLEGHGALRRVGQTDDVAGALTDVGVILSTSVRESFHLGLIEGAASGALPVVRDWPFFAHQQHGASSIFPADWVVASPAAAAERILEHTATEEAWRKAGEAAAEHALITWDWSVTQQQYDRLLLPEG